ATAAACAGCACGATGGCCGGGTTGATCCCAAAAATAAACGGAACGAGCACAGATGCCCCGAACATGGCAAACATATGCTGGATACTGAGCGGCACGAGCAGCCGGAAAGGGACCTTGTCCTCCACCTGGATAATCTTACGACCTTCCATTTTATTTCCTCCTCATCTGTTCTTTTCTTGTTTTTACTCTCGATTCCCATTATACCATGAACACAGACAAGTTAAAATAATGTTTTTAAAGACCGGCTCCATTCTGCCGCGCCAACCGAAGAAACGGCAAGCGCACCGCACTTGTTGGCATATACGGCGCACTCTTTTAATGACCTCCCCTCCGAAAGCGCGTTTAGAAAGCCTGCGGCAAAGCTGTCCCCTGCCCCCGTCGTATCGACACATTCCACACCCGGCTCAGCCGGCACGGCAAAGCACTCTGTCCTGCTATGCACAACGCATCCGGCCCCCCCGCATTTTATGATAACATTGGCGGCTCCCGCCTGCACAAGGCAGGCGGCCGACTCTTCCGGCGCTTCCCGGCCTGTTATGAGTGACGCCTCCTTCGCGTTGGCGAACAGATAGTCAACATATGCGAGCGCCGGCGCCATGTCCTCTGCCGTCTCGCCGTTTTTACATGTTGTCATGTCGGCACAGACTGTGATCCCCTGTTCCCCGGCCGTTTTGAAAATACGCACAAGCGCGGCCGTATCTATTTCCGGAGAGACAAAGATACTGGCAAAGCACAGAATCTTTGTACACGGAGAAAACGGCATCTTAATATGAGAGAGTGAGAGCTTTCTCAGACTGCCGTGCGGATTGGTAAGAAAGCTCCTCTCGCCGTCATCCTCCACAAGCACGATATTGATGCCTGTAGCAATATCGTCATGAAAACAGCCATCCTCCAGAACAATTCCTTCCGCAGCACAGTGTTCCGCCAGCATCCTGCCGGCCATGTCTTTCCCGATCACGGTGGCAAGCCTCACACGTTTTCCAAGCCGGGCAAGCACAGTCGCCTCATTCAGGGCGTCTCCCCCCGTGGACATGCGTATCTCATCCGCAGGTTTAGAGCCTGTCTTAAACACATCGGCGCCGACCGGCCGGGCAAGCACGTCAACGATCGCCGCGCCGATGATCAATATCTCACTGTCCATCTGCCTTTCCCTCCTCTTCCCCTTCGTATTTCTCCAGAAATAACTCCAGCCTCTCTTCACAGTCCTTCCCGGTGAGGTAAAGATCCGGCGAAAATCCCCGGCCTTCTTTAAAATAATCCTCATCCCACTGGTACAGGCTGGCGCCGAAACTCACAGGCACACCTGATACAGGAAGCCACAAGATCTCCGTAACGTCCCCGGACAGACAGCCAAAGGTGTCTGCGCCTATGACGACCGTATTCTCTATGGCACGGCAGGAATCTGTCATCATCTCCGCACACGACGCAGACCTTCTGCTCGTCACAAGAAAGAGCCGCTGTGCGTTCTCTATGTGTTTTTCATTATGAGGACGAATCACCTTATATCCGTTCTCCTCTGTCTGTCCCATTCTCAGATACATTGCCTCGTCCTCAGCATAAGCTTTTTTATCCTCTTCCTCCGTCAGCAGTTCTTCTTTGTTCATCCGCCTCAGCACATTGGCGTGAGTCATATAAAGACTTCCCGTATATTCCTCAAACCAGCCGCCGAGCGTCCGTTCCTCCCCGCCGGCATTATCGCTTAAGTCGATGACCGCGTAAGGATGTTTTTTTATCTTTGATGCTGACAGGATAAACTCCTGAGAACTGTCTCTCTCCGGCCTTGGAAACTTGTTCCACTTGATCCACGGAATCCCTCCCCGCTCCTCATACCGGTAGCTCTCCTTCTTCGGCACCTCTTCATCCTCATCATAGTCTGTCTCTGCAAGTCTCACCGTCTTCTTACCGGTCTTTTTAATAAACAGTTTCTGCTCCGTATATTCTATTTCTATCTCCCGGCTCCGTTCACCCGGCTCGCTGATCATGTATGGATACCACGTAAGTTCGCCTTCCTGTCCTATGGAGGGCCTTAGATATTTTTCCGGAGCCTCCCCGCCGATCTTCTCTATCTCCTTCGTGCATTCTTTATCCATATAATACGTTCCATCATTTTTCCAGTAGCTCTTTTCCTGATTTCCCAGCAGGCAGCATTCCTCCGTCGTTGAAAATCCTATGGAAAAATGGCGGTCGTTGTCCACCGCAAAAGCAAATTCCCTGCCGAGCAGTTCCTCATATTCGCCGAATTCTTTCTTGCGGTCCCCTTCAAATGCTTTCATCACATTGCCGGCCGCCACTTCAAACGCCTCGTCCCCGCCGCTTCGCCCATAATTCCCATAATAAGAGCGAAGCAGCCGCAGAAACCAGGCCAGCTCCTGCTCTGCGTCTTCTTTACTTATCCAGGGCGCCATCTCCTTCTGTTCCTTTACTGTCTGCCACAGGTCAAAGTCAGTCCCCCCAAAAGTCTCTTTATCGCGTCCGGCTTTGTAAAAGTATTCGTCCGGTATACTTTCAGGCGCACTGAGCCCCTCATTTTTCTTCTCCGTCTCCTGGAGAAACTCTCCGTACGCGCTTTTATCATCATACTTCTTTACAGACTGTCCGCATGCGGCCAGTGACAGAACAGAAGCCATGATGAGCGCAAACGCAAGCGCCTTCATTTTCCAACGTCTCATACACCAAACCTCCCCGAAAACTTTTCCTCATGATTATTGCACATTCGCCAAATGCTCCGCGCTTGGCTCATTGTGTTCATTATATCATGAGCACGGCTCATGATTATTGCACATTCGCCAAATGCTTCGCGCTTGGCTCATTGTGTTCATTATATCACAAAAAACCCGGGAAACCGAAGTTTCCCGGGTAGTTTATATGCTTTATATCTCTATATCACTGATTATTCGATGATCTTGGCAACACGGCCGGAACCTACTGTACGTCCGCCTTCACGAATAGCGAAACGAAGACCCTGCTCCATAGCTACCGGGTGGATCAGTTCGATCGTCATCTCTACGTTGTCACCAGGCATACACATCTCTACGCCGTCCGGCAGGTTACAAACACCTGTAACGTCTGTTGTTCTGAAGTAGAACTGTGGGCGGTAGTTGTTGAAGAACGGAGTATGACGTCCACCTTCATCTTTTGTCAGAACGTATACCTGAGCTGTAAATTTCTTGTGGCATGTTACAGAACCTGGTTTAACAAGAACCTGTCCTCTTTCGATCTCGTCTCTCTGAACACCACGAAGAAGCGCGCCGATGTTGTCACCAGCCTGAGCCTCGTCAAGCAGTTTACGGAACATCTCGATACCTGTTACAACAGTTTTTCTTGTCTCTTCATGAATACCAACGATCTCAACTTCCTCGGATACATGAAGAACACCACGCTCAACTCTACCTGTAGCAACTGTTCCACGGCCTGTGATAGAGAATACGTCCTCTACAGGCATAAGGAATGGCTGGTCTGTTGCACGCTGTGGATCCGGAATATAAGAATCTACTGCATCCATCAGTTCCATGATCTTGTCGCCCCATTCTCCTGAAGGATCTTCAAGAGCTTTAAGAGCAGAACCCTGGATGATCGGTGTATCATCGCCTGGGAACTCATATTCGTCAAGCAGTTCACGGATCTCCATCTCTACTAATTCAAGGAGTTCTTCGTCGTCAACCATGTCACATTTGTTCATGAATACTACGATATAAGGAACACCTACCTGGCGAGAAAGCAGGATATGCTCTCTTGTCTGAGCCATAACACCGTCAGTAGCAGCTACAACGAGAATCGCGCCGTCCATCTGAGCAGCACCTGTGATCATGTTCTTAACGTAGTCGGCATGTCCCGGGCAGTCAACGTGAGCGTAGTGACGTTTGTCTGTCTCATACTCAACGTGAGCTGTAGAGATCGTGATACCACGCTCTCTTTCTTCCGGAGCCTTGTCGATGTTTTCAAAATCTACAGCAGCGTTACCTTCTACTCTCTGAGAAAGAGTCTTTGTGATAGCAGCTGTTAAAGTTGTTTTACCATGGTCAACGTGACCGATAGTACCGATATTACAATGTGGTTTGTTTCTTTCAAATTTAGCTTTAGCCATTTTGAATATCCTCCTTATTATATCGCCTTACAGGCATTTATTAATACTTTACGTTTACTCGGCTATCTCTGATTATATTTCAAATCGTACAGTTTTTCAAGCCTTTTTAATACTTTTTTACCGCCTGTACAGCTAATTAATCATTTTTTGTTGATAACACTTTTTCCTGTACAGATTTTGGCACCTGTTCATAGCTCTCGAAGAACATAGAATAGTTGCCGCGTCCCTGTGTTCTGGAACGCAGGTCTGTTGAGTATCCGAACATTTCAGACAACGGAACGAATGCGCGTACGATCTTTCCGCCGCCGAGATCATCCATACCTTCGACACGTCCACGGCGTGAGTTGATATCACCGATAACATCACCCATGTACTCTTCCGGCATGGTCACTTCCACCTTCATGATAGGCTCAAGCAGTACCGGAGAAGCCTTCTTCATGGCATCCTTGAACGCCAGAGAACCGGCGATGTGGAATGCCATTTCGTTTGAATCGACTTCATGGTAAGAACCGTCGTATACGTTGGCCTTCAGTCCGACTACCGGGAATCCTCCCAGGATACCTGACTTCATGGCTTCTTCGATACCTTCACCGATCTTCGGAATATATTCCTTCGGGATGGCACCGCCGACTACGCTTGATTCAAACTTGAATGTCTCTTCGCCATTGACATCCATTGGCTCGAATTTCACTTTACAGTGTCCGTACTGTCCGCGTCCGCCTGACTGTTTTGCATATTTGCTGTCTACGTCAACCGGCTTTGTAAATGCTTCCTTGTAAGCAACCTGAGGAGCGCCTACGTTTGCCTCTACCTTAAACTCACGCAGAAGTCTGTCTACGATGATCTCCAGGTGAAGCTCGCCCATTCCGGCGATGATCGTCTGTCCTGTCTCATGATCTGTATGAGCGCGGAAGGTCGGGTCTTCTTCTGCAAGCTTCGCAAGAGATTCTCCAAGCTTGCCCTGAGATGCCTTTGTCTTCGGTTCGATAGCGAGCTCGATAACCGGTTCCGGGAATTCCATGGATTCCAGGATCACAGGATGTCTCTCATCACAGATCGTGTCGCCTGTCGTAGTGAACTTGAATCCGATAGCTGCCGCGATATCTCCGGCATACACTTTGTCAAGCTCTTCTCTCTTATTTGCGTGCATCTGAAGGATACGTCCGACACGTTCCTTCTTGCCCTTTGTAGCATTCAGGACATAAGAACCGGCGTTCATGGAACCTGAGTATACTCTGAAGTATGCAAGTTTACCTACAAACGGGTCTGTCATGATCTTAAATGCCAGAGCGGAGAACGGCTCGTCGTCAGAGGAATGTCTCACAACGTCATTTCCGCTGTCATCCACACCCTCGATCGGCGGGATATCTGTCGGAGCAGGCATATATTCGATCACTGCATCCAGTAATTTCTGAACGCCTTTATTTCTGTAAGCGGTACCGCAGCATACAGGCACTGCCGTACATTCGCATGTTGCTTTTCTGAGCGCCGCCTTAAGCGCGTCTACAGAAGGTTCGTCCCCTTCCAGATACTCCATCATAAGGTCGTCATCCAGCTCGCAGATCTTCTCTACCAGCTCTGTGCGGTAAAGCTCTGCGTCATCCTGCATGTCTTCCGGAACATCAACGATAGAGATATCCTCGCCCTTTTCATCATTATAGATGTAGGCTTTCATCTCCATCAGATCGATGATCCCCTTGAAATCATCTTCTTTGCCGATCGGCAGCTGAAGGCAGATCGCGTTCTTTCCAAGTCTCGTCTTGATCTGTTCTACCGCATTGTAGAAATCGGCTCCTAAAATGTCCATCTTGTTGATGAATGCCATTCTCGGTACGTTGTAAGTGTCTGCCTGGCGCCATACGTTTTCTGACTGTGGTTCAACACCACCCTTTGCACAGAATACACCTACAGCTCCATCCAGCACACGGAGTGAACGCTCAACTTCTACGGTAAAGTCAACGTGTCCCGGCGTATCAATGATATTGATACGGTGTTCCAGGGCACCTGGTTTGCTCTGGCAGTTTTCCTGCTGAGTCCAGTGACATGTCGTAGCAGCTGAAGTGATCGTGATACCTCTCTCCTGCTCTTGTTCCATCCAGTCCATAGTAGCAGTACCTTCATGAGTATCACCAATCTTATAGTTTACACCGGTATAATATAAGATACGCTCTGTCAGCGTAGTCTTACCGGCATCAATATGAGCCATGATACCGATGTTTCTGGTTCTATCTAATGGATATTCTCTTCCAGCCATTATTGCCTCCTAGAATCTATAGTGAGCAAATGCTTTGTTAGCCTCTGCCATCTTGTGCATGTCTTCTTTCTTCTTCACAGATGCGCCTGTATTGTTGGCTGCATCCATGATCTCATTCGCCAGTCTTTCTTCCATCGTCTTCTCGCCTCTGTTGCGTGAATACGTTGTGAGCCAGCGAAGCGCAAGAGCCTGTCTTCTGTCAACTCTTACCTCGATCGGCACCTGGTATGTTGCACCGCCGATACGTCTCGCCTTTACCTCGAGAACTGGCATAATGTTATTCATTGCTTCTTCAAATACTTCGATAGCCGGTTTGTCTGTCTTTTCCGCTACTCTGTTGAATGCTCCATATACAATTTTCTGCGCTACACCTTTCTTGCCGTCTAACATGATGTTGTTGACAAGCTTGGTAACCACTTTGTTGTTGTACAATGGATCCGCTAATACGTCTCTTTTTTGAGTATGTCCTTTACGTGGCACGGTCCTTCCCTCCTTAAACATAACTGTGTAATAAATACACTGATTAATTCATCGGTACTCACATGTGTCTTTCTGATGATACTGTGTAGTGCGGCGGGACATCTTCTATACTAATAACCCGCAACTTACTTGATCATAGTTCTGTTTGTGATAACGATACTGTTTCCTGTTTCTTATTTCGCGTCTTTTGGTCTCTTGGCACCATATTTAGAACGTGCCTGTCTTCTCTTGGCAACACCTGCTGTGTCAAGTGTACCTCTGACAATGTGATATCTTGTACCTGGAAGGTCTTTTACTCTTCCTCCGCGGATAAGAACAACGCTATGTTCCTGAAGGTTGTGTCCTTCTCCCGGGATATAACTTGTCACTTCGATACCATTAGAAAGACGAACTCTGGCGATCTTTCTCAGCGCTGAGTTAGGCTTCTTTGGAGTAGCTGTCTTAACAGCTGTACATACGCCTCTCTTCTGAGGAGCAGATACATCTGTAGCTCTCTTCCTCAAGGAGTTGTATCCTTTCTGAAGTGCCGGAGCTGTTGACTTCTTAATTGATGTCTGACGTCCTTTCTTTACTAACTGGTTAAATGTTGGCATTCCTTTCACCTCCTACGATTTTAAATAAGCTGCGATTTGCATTATATGCATTATGGCGCACAAAAATACAATGCATCTTTGTGCACGCTAGAATATTTTATTATGATTGTATGGAAAAGTCAAGGATTTTAGCGAAAAAACGTGTTTTCTTTCTATGTCTTGTCATTGAAAGAAATAATAGAATGCGGAAACCGCCGGCTGCCGGAGCTTCAGATAGGTTTACCGCCCGGCTCATATGCCGGTCCGTATCCCACGCTCTCTCTCTCAATGAGCGCCGGCTGGAACACGATACATTTTCTTGCTCCCACACCGTTTTCCACCTCTTCGATGAGCTGTCTTACGCTTTCTGCTCCCATCTCATAGACCGGCTGCCTGACCGTCGTCAGCGGAACATCCAGAATTTCCGAAAAGAAAATATCATCGTACCCGATCAGCGACATGCCTCCGGGCACAGGGATCCCTCTTTTTTTCAGGCTGTTGTAAACGCCGTAGGCGGACATATCATTGAACGCAAACACCGCGCTTATGTCCTTGCCCGCGAAAAAGTCCACCGCGCCCGCGCCGCTTTCCCGGTCGTAACTTCCTTCATAGATAAAATCATGCTGATAAGGAATGTGATATTCCTCCAGAGCCTTTTTATATCCTTTCAGACGTTCCATCGAGTCTTCCAGGCCGCTCGGCCCTGTCACACATCCTATATTTCTGTGCCCTAGTCCGAGAAGATATTTTACGGCCGCGTATCCTCCCTGTCTGTGGTCCACGATGACCGAACTGCAGTCAGCCTCCTCCAGATACCGGTCGATCATGACAAATGGGATCTTCAGCTTCTTCAGTAACTGGATGCTCTCCTCGGTCTTTTTCTTGTCACTGTCTCTGGCCATACAGAATAAGATCCCGTCCACCCCTTTATTCGCGAGTACCTGTATGTATGACATGTCGCGCTCATGTTTATCGTTCGTATTGCACAGGATCAGATTCCACCCCTGGCTGCGGCAGGAATCCTCGACGCCTTTGGCCAGCGTAGAGAAAAACACATTGCTCACGTCTGATATGATCAGGCCGATCGTCTGCGTCCGCTTCTTGACCAGGCCTACCGCAAGCTGGTTCGGGTGGTAGTTTAATTTTTCAACCGCATCCAATATTTTGTTTTTTGTGCTCTTTGGGATCTTATCCGCTTTATTGTTCAGGACCAGGGATATCGTCGTCACCGAAAAACCTGTGTAATTTGCAATGTCCTTAATTGTCGTTCTCAATTTTTATACCCTCACCAGACTATTTTTTTCTGTATATGTACTTTGCTTTTGGGAGCGTTGCTTTGCTTCTGGAAGCGCCGCTCCGCTTCTCTTTCGTTACTTACGGGCACAGCCTCGCAAAAGCTTCGCTTTTCCTCGGTCGCTTCGCTCCCCAAAGTGTCGGGCAAAAGGCCTCTTGAGCTGGCTCATCGGCCTTGCTCCTGGGGCGCCGCTTCACTTCTCTTTCGTTACTTACGGGCACAGCCTCGCAAAAGCTTCGCTTTTCCTCGGTCGCTTCGCTCCCCAAGGTGTCGGAGAAAAGGCCTCTTGAGCTGGCTCATCGGCCTTTTCTCCGACACCTTGGCTCTGCCCTATACGCACATTATACAATAATTTGCCATAATTTGGTTAAAATAATCGGTCTAATATTTTTATGTATTGTAAATATTTTTCTATTTCTATGTATTCGTTTGGTTTGTGCGCGAGTTCGGGCTGACCGGGGCCCAGGAGGAGGACCGGGGTCGTTGGGATTCCTTTTGTCAGTATGGATGCGTCGGTAAAATAGTTGATCCCTGCCGGTTCTTTTGGAAGGCCTGCCAGTTTCAGCTCCCACTGGAGCTTTTTGAGCCATGGGCTGTCAGCTGGTATTTCGATGGCCTGTCTGTCGTTTTTTATGTGTACTTCTACTTCCAGTTCTCCGTCTGTCTCCTGCCTGTAACCATCGATGATCTTCTGCGCCCATTCGGTGACCATCCGTGTTGTAATGCCCGGGATCACGCGGATATCGAGCATCAGCTTTGCTGTGTCCGGCGTCATGTTTGGGACGATGCCTCCTTCTGCCATCGTGATCTGGCATGTCGGGGAACCGAGAAGCTCATGGCTTTGTTCTTCCAGCTTCTTTTTCAGATCCTGAAAAATGCGGATCCCATATTCGACCGCGTTGATCCCCTGC
This is a stretch of genomic DNA from [Clostridium] hylemonae DSM 15053. It encodes these proteins:
- a CDS encoding carbohydrate kinase family protein, which translates into the protein MDSEILIIGAAIVDVLARPVGADVFKTGSKPADEIRMSTGGDALNEATVLARLGKRVRLATVIGKDMAGRMLAEHCAAEGIVLEDGCFHDDIATGINIVLVEDDGERSFLTNPHGSLRKLSLSHIKMPFSPCTKILCFASIFVSPEIDTAALVRIFKTAGEQGITVCADMTTCKNGETAEDMAPALAYVDYLFANAKEASLITGREAPEESAACLVQAGAANVIIKCGGAGCVVHSRTECFAVPAEPGVECVDTTGAGDSFAAGFLNALSEGRSLKECAVYANKCGALAVSSVGAAEWSRSLKTLF
- a CDS encoding S41 family peptidase; translation: MRRWKMKALAFALIMASVLSLAACGQSVKKYDDKSAYGEFLQETEKKNEGLSAPESIPDEYFYKAGRDKETFGGTDFDLWQTVKEQKEMAPWISKEDAEQELAWFLRLLRSYYGNYGRSGGDEAFEVAAGNVMKAFEGDRKKEFGEYEELLGREFAFAVDNDRHFSIGFSTTEECCLLGNQEKSYWKNDGTYYMDKECTKEIEKIGGEAPEKYLRPSIGQEGELTWYPYMISEPGERSREIEIEYTEQKLFIKKTGKKTVRLAETDYDEDEEVPKKESYRYEERGGIPWIKWNKFPRPERDSSQEFILSASKIKKHPYAVIDLSDNAGGEERTLGGWFEEYTGSLYMTHANVLRRMNKEELLTEEEDKKAYAEDEAMYLRMGQTEENGYKVIRPHNEKHIENAQRLFLVTSRRSASCAEMMTDSCRAIENTVVIGADTFGCLSGDVTEILWLPVSGVPVSFGASLYQWDEDYFKEGRGFSPDLYLTGKDCEERLELFLEKYEGEEEGKADGQ
- the tuf gene encoding elongation factor Tu translates to MAKAKFERNKPHCNIGTIGHVDHGKTTLTAAITKTLSQRVEGNAAVDFENIDKAPEERERGITISTAHVEYETDKRHYAHVDCPGHADYVKNMITGAAQMDGAILVVAATDGVMAQTREHILLSRQVGVPYIVVFMNKCDMVDDEELLELVEMEIRELLDEYEFPGDDTPIIQGSALKALEDPSGEWGDKIMELMDAVDSYIPDPQRATDQPFLMPVEDVFSITGRGTVATGRVERGVLHVSEEVEIVGIHEETRKTVVTGIEMFRKLLDEAQAGDNIGALLRGVQRDEIERGQVLVKPGSVTCHKKFTAQVYVLTKDEGGRHTPFFNNYRPQFYFRTTDVTGVCNLPDGVEMCMPGDNVEMTIELIHPVAMEQGLRFAIREGGRTVGSGRVAKIIE
- the fusA gene encoding elongation factor G, coding for MAGREYPLDRTRNIGIMAHIDAGKTTLTERILYYTGVNYKIGDTHEGTATMDWMEQEQERGITITSAATTCHWTQQENCQSKPGALEHRINIIDTPGHVDFTVEVERSLRVLDGAVGVFCAKGGVEPQSENVWRQADTYNVPRMAFINKMDILGADFYNAVEQIKTRLGKNAICLQLPIGKEDDFKGIIDLMEMKAYIYNDEKGEDISIVDVPEDMQDDAELYRTELVEKICELDDDLMMEYLEGDEPSVDALKAALRKATCECTAVPVCCGTAYRNKGVQKLLDAVIEYMPAPTDIPPIEGVDDSGNDVVRHSSDDEPFSALAFKIMTDPFVGKLAYFRVYSGSMNAGSYVLNATKGKKERVGRILQMHANKREELDKVYAGDIAAAIGFKFTTTGDTICDERHPVILESMEFPEPVIELAIEPKTKASQGKLGESLAKLAEEDPTFRAHTDHETGQTIIAGMGELHLEIIVDRLLREFKVEANVGAPQVAYKEAFTKPVDVDSKYAKQSGGRGQYGHCKVKFEPMDVNGEETFKFESSVVGGAIPKEYIPKIGEGIEEAMKSGILGGFPVVGLKANVYDGSYHEVDSNEMAFHIAGSLAFKDAMKKASPVLLEPIMKVEVTMPEEYMGDVIGDINSRRGRVEGMDDLGGGKIVRAFVPLSEMFGYSTDLRSRTQGRGNYSMFFESYEQVPKSVQEKVLSTKND
- the rpsG gene encoding 30S ribosomal protein S7: MPRKGHTQKRDVLADPLYNNKVVTKLVNNIMLDGKKGVAQKIVYGAFNRVAEKTDKPAIEVFEEAMNNIMPVLEVKARRIGGATYQVPIEVRVDRRQALALRWLTTYSRNRGEKTMEERLANEIMDAANNTGASVKKKEDMHKMAEANKAFAHYRF
- the rpsL gene encoding 30S ribosomal protein S12, whose protein sequence is MPTFNQLVKKGRQTSIKKSTAPALQKGYNSLRKRATDVSAPQKRGVCTAVKTATPKKPNSALRKIARVRLSNGIEVTSYIPGEGHNLQEHSVVLIRGGRVKDLPGTRYHIVRGTLDTAGVAKRRQARSKYGAKRPKDAK
- a CDS encoding LacI family DNA-binding transcriptional regulator, which produces MRTTIKDIANYTGFSVTTISLVLNNKADKIPKSTKNKILDAVEKLNYHPNQLAVGLVKKRTQTIGLIISDVSNVFFSTLAKGVEDSCRSQGWNLILCNTNDKHERDMSYIQVLANKGVDGILFCMARDSDKKKTEESIQLLKKLKIPFVMIDRYLEEADCSSVIVDHRQGGYAAVKYLLGLGHRNIGCVTGPSGLEDSMERLKGYKKALEEYHIPYQHDFIYEGSYDRESGAGAVDFFAGKDISAVFAFNDMSAYGVYNSLKKRGIPVPGGMSLIGYDDIFFSEILDVPLTTVRQPVYEMGAESVRQLIEEVENGVGARKCIVFQPALIERESVGYGPAYEPGGKPI